Proteins encoded within one genomic window of Actinoplanes octamycinicus:
- a CDS encoding TetR/AcrR family transcriptional regulator — protein MPRTTLTPDQIVRAAIDLLDEQGLDGLNMRSLGQRLDSAATAIYWHIKTKDDLVRLAADAVWTEIPLPGMPIADWRPAAELLATGMHEMCGRHPWLGQAIGSHLVYGPGKTRFDDRTLAVYEAAGFAPADADRAAATVFVFVLGSALGPAAQVSLTRRLSPEALTEAVAQARIIGADFRYVRSRLDTTAGTGYAAAPDETFAFGLRSILDGFAGRLR, from the coding sequence CCGCCATCGACCTGCTCGACGAGCAGGGCCTGGACGGCCTCAACATGCGCAGCCTGGGCCAGCGCCTCGACTCGGCGGCCACCGCCATCTACTGGCACATCAAGACCAAGGACGACCTGGTCCGGCTGGCCGCCGACGCGGTGTGGACCGAGATCCCGCTGCCCGGGATGCCGATCGCGGACTGGCGGCCGGCCGCGGAGCTGCTGGCCACCGGCATGCACGAGATGTGCGGCCGGCATCCGTGGCTGGGCCAGGCGATCGGCAGCCACCTGGTCTACGGCCCCGGCAAGACCCGGTTCGACGACCGCACCCTCGCCGTCTACGAGGCGGCCGGTTTCGCCCCCGCCGACGCCGACCGCGCCGCCGCGACCGTCTTCGTCTTCGTGCTGGGCAGCGCGCTGGGCCCGGCCGCCCAGGTCTCGCTGACCCGCCGGCTCTCCCCGGAAGCGCTCACCGAGGCGGTCGCCCAGGCCCGGATCATCGGCGCCGATTTCCGGTACGTGCGGTCCCGCCTCGACACCACCGCCGGCACCGGATATGCCGCCGCCCCGGACGAGACCTTCGCCTTCGGCCTGCGGTCCATCCTCGACGGCTTCGCCGGCCGGCTGCGTTGA